Proteins from a genomic interval of Providencia stuartii:
- a CDS encoding NAD(P)H-dependent flavin oxidoreductase, with protein MVHSTLFLQRLGLRYPIIQAPMAGVSTPALAAAVSEAGGLGSLGLGASSLSQARQLIAQTQALTTKPFNVNVFCHATPVRNTEIEQAWIHYFADQFSKFNALPPKQLNQVYTSFLDDPDMLALLLEMKPAVVSFHFNIPDKQAISQLKSQGIYTLATATNLREAQLVEQAGIDAIVAQGIEAGGHRGMFDVQAQDEGITTLALVELLAQHTRLPLIAAGGLMSGQDIIAVLERGAAAAQLGTAFILCPESAANEGYRRNLNSKNAENTALTAAISGRPARGIVNQFIQMTQVDECPLIPDYPIAYDIGKQLHAAASKIGNEGFAAHWAGKNAMKAREMPAKRLIETLVSEMEN; from the coding sequence ATGGTTCATTCAACATTATTTCTACAGCGTTTAGGCTTGCGATATCCGATAATTCAAGCACCTATGGCGGGTGTTTCAACACCCGCATTAGCAGCGGCAGTCTCTGAGGCAGGAGGTTTAGGGTCATTGGGACTTGGTGCAAGCTCGCTATCTCAAGCCCGTCAGCTAATTGCTCAAACTCAAGCCTTAACAACCAAGCCTTTCAATGTAAATGTATTTTGCCATGCAACGCCGGTACGCAACACTGAAATAGAGCAAGCCTGGATCCACTATTTTGCTGATCAATTCAGCAAATTCAATGCATTACCCCCCAAGCAATTAAACCAAGTGTATACCTCATTCTTGGATGATCCTGATATGTTGGCTTTGCTACTCGAAATGAAGCCCGCGGTGGTCAGTTTTCATTTCAACATTCCTGACAAACAGGCTATTAGTCAGCTCAAGTCTCAAGGGATTTACACGCTAGCGACAGCAACTAATTTAAGAGAAGCACAGTTGGTTGAACAAGCCGGTATTGATGCAATTGTAGCACAAGGTATTGAAGCGGGTGGGCACCGAGGTATGTTTGATGTTCAGGCTCAGGATGAAGGCATTACCACATTAGCTTTGGTTGAATTGTTGGCTCAACACACTCGGCTTCCTCTTATTGCGGCGGGGGGATTGATGAGTGGACAAGATATTATCGCTGTTTTGGAACGTGGAGCCGCAGCCGCTCAATTGGGAACTGCGTTTATATTATGTCCTGAATCAGCCGCGAATGAAGGTTATCGGCGGAATTTAAACAGTAAAAACGCGGAGAATACGGCCTTAACCGCGGCAATTTCAGGCCGACCAGCCAGAGGTATTGTTAATCAGTTCATACAAATGACACAGGTTGATGAGTGCCCACTCATACCTGATTATCCCATCGCCTATGATATCGGAAAACAGTTGCATGCAGCAGCCAGCAAAATAGGTAATGAGGGTTTTGCCGCACATTGGGCAGGGAAAAATGCAATGAAAGCACGAGAGATGCCCGCAAAAAGGTTGATAGAAACACTGGTGTCAGAGATGGAAAATTGA
- a CDS encoding DUF1090 domain-containing protein — protein MRKTLMTTMTTVLILAGTSAMAASPNNGCQIKKQKIETQIEYAKKHGNTHRIAGLQRALDNVNTYCTPESLYRDSQKNVAEKQEKVQEREAELLEEKQKGDSGKIAKRERKLKEAQEELKEAQAELETYKTGL, from the coding sequence ATGCGTAAAACACTCATGACCACAATGACTACGGTATTAATTTTAGCAGGGACATCCGCAATGGCCGCGAGTCCAAATAATGGCTGCCAAATTAAAAAGCAGAAGATTGAAACGCAAATCGAATATGCTAAAAAGCACGGTAACACACATCGTATAGCTGGGCTACAAAGAGCGCTTGATAATGTTAATACCTACTGTACTCCTGAATCACTTTACCGTGATAGCCAAAAAAATGTCGCGGAAAAACAAGAAAAAGTGCAAGAAAGGGAAGCTGAATTACTCGAAGAAAAACAAAAAGGCGATAGCGGTAAAATTGCCAAACGCGAGCGTAAATTAAAAGAAGCTCAAGAAGAGCTGAAAGAAGCACAAGCGGAATTAGAAACCTATAAAACAGGTTTATAA
- a CDS encoding LysR family transcriptional regulator translates to MNSESLKIFCMVAEELSITRAATRLGRVPSNITTRIQQLETDLGEQLFIRQGKQMQLSQAGLRFLQYAYRLLALEQEARHVTSLGKEGGQLRIGSMESTAACRLPQPLATYHKQYPETQLCLTTGTTQALIDQIRTEKLDCAFVALPPDLYDLTQFNEIGIQTEKLWQERLVLLLPEQDKTAKAAEDIQTRSLATFAHGCSYRYLAEQWLNIPNQLNWHIQQLNSYHAMVACVSAGSSVALLPEQLLESMSHEKLALATLDVALCHTYLIYRSDYHVPAFAAFKALMLAK, encoded by the coding sequence ATGAACTCTGAATCGCTAAAAATATTTTGTATGGTTGCTGAGGAACTCAGCATTACACGGGCAGCGACTCGCTTAGGCAGAGTGCCATCGAACATTACCACTCGAATCCAGCAGCTTGAAACGGATTTGGGGGAACAGCTGTTTATTCGCCAAGGCAAACAGATGCAATTGTCGCAGGCAGGCTTACGCTTTTTGCAATATGCATACCGATTACTTGCCTTAGAACAAGAAGCACGTCATGTCACCAGTTTAGGTAAGGAAGGCGGTCAACTCAGAATAGGCAGTATGGAAAGTACAGCGGCATGTCGTTTGCCACAACCTTTAGCGACCTACCATAAACAATATCCTGAAACACAGCTTTGCTTAACCACAGGCACTACCCAAGCGTTAATAGATCAAATACGCACTGAAAAATTGGATTGTGCTTTTGTCGCTTTACCACCTGATTTGTATGACCTCACCCAATTCAATGAAATAGGGATACAAACAGAAAAATTATGGCAAGAACGACTTGTTCTCTTACTTCCTGAACAAGATAAAACCGCTAAGGCTGCTGAAGATATCCAAACTCGCTCACTGGCTACTTTTGCTCATGGCTGTAGCTACCGCTATCTTGCTGAGCAATGGTTAAACATTCCAAACCAACTAAATTGGCATATTCAGCAACTCAATTCCTACCATGCCATGGTCGCTTGTGTCAGTGCAGGAAGTAGTGTTGCCCTGCTACCTGAACAATTACTCGAATCCATGTCCCATGAGAAACTCGCGCTTGCAACGCTTGATGTTGCCTTATGCCATACTTATTTGATTTATCGCTCAGATTATCATGTGCCTGCATTCGCTGCCTTTAAAGCATTAATGTTAGCTAAATAA
- a CDS encoding 23S rRNA (adenine(2030)-N(6))-methyltransferase RlmJ, with translation MLSYRHSFHAGNHADVLKHTVQSLIIESLKEKEKPFLYVDTHSGAGRYQLTGEHAEKTGEYLQGIARIWEQPDLPEELLPYMNIVRRMNDNGRLRYYPGSPLLAKYLLREQDKLVLTELHPTDYPLLRAEFSRDNRAQVSKEDGYQQLKAKLPPPSRRGFMLMDPPYELKSDYEAVVKGIVEGYKRFATGTYAIWYPVVLRQQIKRMISQLEATGIRKILQIELAVRPDSDQRGMTASGMIVINPPWKLEQQMKKVLPWLHQTLVPEGTGHTLVEWIVPE, from the coding sequence ATGCTAAGTTACCGCCATAGTTTTCACGCAGGCAATCATGCGGATGTGTTAAAGCACACTGTTCAAAGCCTCATTATTGAATCTCTTAAAGAGAAAGAAAAACCTTTCCTGTATGTGGATACTCATTCAGGGGCTGGCCGTTATCAATTGACGGGAGAACATGCAGAGAAAACAGGTGAGTATCTGCAAGGGATCGCACGTATTTGGGAACAACCAGACCTACCAGAGGAATTACTCCCTTATATGAATATCGTGCGTCGCATGAATGACAATGGGCGACTACGTTATTATCCCGGCTCACCGCTATTAGCGAAATACTTATTACGTGAGCAAGACAAACTCGTACTGACTGAATTACACCCTACAGATTATCCCTTATTGCGTGCAGAGTTTTCTCGTGACAATCGTGCCCAAGTCTCGAAAGAAGATGGTTATCAGCAATTAAAAGCAAAATTGCCACCTCCGAGCCGCCGTGGATTTATGTTGATGGATCCACCCTATGAGTTGAAATCAGATTATGAAGCGGTAGTGAAGGGCATTGTTGAGGGCTATAAACGTTTTGCGACGGGGACTTATGCGATATGGTATCCCGTTGTATTGCGTCAACAGATCAAAAGAATGATCAGCCAATTAGAGGCGACTGGGATCCGTAAAATTCTACAAATTGAATTAGCGGTGCGTCCTGATAGCGATCAACGAGGCATGACCGCGTCAGGTATGATTGTGATCAATCCGCCTTGGAAGCTAGAACAGCAGATGAAAAAAGTGCTGCCTTGGTTGCATCAAACTCTTGTTCCAGAGGGAACTGGGCATACATTGGTCGAATGGATCGTACCAGAATAG
- the yhjD gene encoding inner membrane protein YhjD, with amino-acid sequence MSNMQDKEQKDAGKLKSSLNKSIDNSKKALTFSMKVVNFICAIPFIAHLIRTAQRFTDRMGNQFGAAITYFSFLSLIPVLMFTFAAAGFVLASNPELLERLVRGISANISDPTLANTLERTIDTAIRQRTTVGLTGLALAVYSGVNWVNNLRLAILAQSRPVWERNEDEHEKIYFRYLRDFLALIGLLIALIVTITLTSVAGSAQATIVRTLGLDSIEWLRPVWTLIGLTISITANFLLFLWIFWILPRMQHRRSSLLKGTLLAAIGFEVIKSVMTWILPNLASSPSGAAFGSVLGLMAFFYFFARLTLFCAAWIATDEPKDTTDKEAVTP; translated from the coding sequence ATGTCGAATATGCAGGATAAAGAGCAAAAAGACGCTGGTAAATTAAAATCTTCACTAAATAAAAGTATCGATAATAGTAAAAAAGCGCTTACCTTTTCGATGAAGGTCGTGAATTTTATTTGTGCGATACCTTTTATTGCACACCTTATTCGCACCGCCCAACGGTTTACTGACCGCATGGGGAATCAGTTCGGTGCTGCTATTACCTATTTTTCGTTCCTCTCTTTAATTCCTGTATTGATGTTCACCTTTGCCGCTGCCGGTTTTGTGTTAGCCAGTAACCCTGAATTACTTGAACGTTTAGTGCGTGGTATCTCAGCCAATATCAGCGACCCAACCTTGGCAAATACTTTAGAAAGAACAATAGATACCGCAATTCGCCAACGTACCACCGTGGGTTTAACCGGTTTAGCGTTAGCCGTCTATTCTGGAGTCAATTGGGTGAATAATTTACGCTTGGCAATTTTAGCGCAATCCCGCCCAGTCTGGGAGCGTAATGAAGATGAACACGAAAAAATTTATTTCCGCTACTTACGTGATTTTCTCGCATTAATTGGTTTACTGATCGCCTTAATCGTGACAATTACACTCACCTCTGTCGCGGGTTCAGCGCAAGCCACCATAGTAAGAACTCTAGGTTTAGACAGCATCGAATGGTTAAGACCTGTTTGGACATTGATCGGCCTTACTATTTCAATTACAGCTAACTTCTTGCTCTTTTTATGGATCTTCTGGATTTTACCACGCATGCAGCATCGCCGTTCATCATTATTGAAAGGCACTTTACTGGCGGCAATTGGTTTTGAAGTGATTAAATCAGTGATGACATGGATTTTACCAAATTTGGCTTCATCACCGTCCGGAGCAGCTTTTGGTTCTGTTTTAGGCCTAATGGCATTTTTCTATTTCTTTGCCAGACTCACACTATTCTGTGCTGCATGGATAGCCACAGATGAGCCAAAAGACACGACAGATAAAGAAGCAGTAACCCCTTAA